The segment CGAGCGCCCAGTCCATATACTTGACGGTTTTTTCCTGCGGGGTCAGGCGGGGATCCGCTTTGAGGAATTTCTCCGGTATCAGGGTGTACGGGAAATGGTTCGAGGTGGTCATTGCGGCGGCTATGAAAGGCTGTTTTTTCCGGGAAAGGATCCGGTTCATGTTGTCGAGCAGGTCGCCGTCGTTGAAAATGCCGGAGCTGTCGGCTGTTTTTACATAATCGGCGGGGCTGAACCGCTGGTCGAACCCTTCAAAACTGCTGATGTCGTAAAAATCGCCGGTCCAGCCGTGAAAGAAGTAGGAGCCGTAGCCGTAACGCCGCAGAAAGTGGCCGACGCTGTAAACTTTTAACGAGGATTGCGGTTTGTCAAAATAAAGCGCCGGGAAGGAGCAGAGCGACGAGGAAAGCCCTATCCCGGTAAGCGTTCCGTTCGCGTAAAAATTGGTGAACAGCATGCCCTGCCGGGCCAGCCGGTCAAAATTATCGCTCAGGCCTTTTTTCGCGCCGAGGCAGCCGGCATATTGCGCGCCGAAACTTTCGAGGAATATAAGCACGATGTTGGGTTTGTCGAGCGTGCCGGCCAGCCCGAACGCGTTGTCGGGCGAATCCCGTTGCAGCCGCGCATAGGACAGCACTTCGCGCGCATAGTTTTTAAGCAGGCCGGAAGACAGCGTGTTCTCCGCCCGTTTGCCGTAAGCGGTAAGCTGTCTTGTAAACGTGAAAATGCCGTTTAACGACACTTCGTTAAGGAAATCGTTGCGGCTGGTGTAGGCCGCGCCGATGCTTAGCGGCTGCGCCAGCCCGCCGCGCATAAGCGCGAGCGACAGCGCCAGCGGTATCAGTATCGCCGCCAGCCGCCGTTTCGTGGCGACATTTTCATCCAGTTTAAATACCGAGTTAGCCAGTTCCGCCGAAAGCCGGGCCGTCACTATCAGCAGCGCGAGAAGCGCCGCGCCGACCCCCGCGAAATAAAGGCTGGCGGACGACAGCATCGCGCTCAGGATGTCTTTTGACCAGTAAATGTACTCGAAGAACAGATAATTGAGCCGCATTCCGCTTTCCGAATAAAACGGGAAATCGGCGTAGATCAGTGCCGCCAGCGTTATGTTTGCCGCAGTGAGTGATATAACGGCCCATATCCGCCCGGTTTTCCGCCCGAACGCGGCGGCGGCAAGCTGCGCCGCGACGAACACCGCGCCTGCCGCCATG is part of the Elusimicrobiaceae bacterium genome and harbors:
- a CDS encoding sulfatase-like hydrolase/transferase is translated as MNLRALKDYLKLLAVYTAVFSLARILFFFSFKTGPCPLPETMKALLVGVRFDLSVSAMAAGAVFVAAQLAAAAFGRKTGRIWAVISLTAANITLAALIYADFPFYSESGMRLNYLFFEYIYWSKDILSAMLSSASLYFAGVGAALLALLIVTARLSAELANSVFKLDENVATKRRLAAILIPLALSLALMRGGLAQPLSIGAAYTSRNDFLNEVSLNGIFTFTRQLTAYGKRAENTLSSGLLKNYAREVLSYARLQRDSPDNAFGLAGTLDKPNIVLIFLESFGAQYAGCLGAKKGLSDNFDRLARQGMLFTNFYANGTLTGIGLSSSLCSFPALYFDKPQSSLKVYSVGHFLRRYGYGSYFFHGWTGDFYDISSFEGFDQRFSPADYVKTADSSGIFNDGDLLDNMNRILSRKKQPFIAAAMTTSNHFPYTLIPEKFLKADPRLTPQEKTVKYMDWALGKFMAQAEKSPYYKNTIFFLLPDHTPHQLTSMEREKFHIPLLVYSPLLKKHGKDGRLASQMDLPMT